A genomic segment from Gavia stellata isolate bGavSte3 chromosome 4, bGavSte3.hap2, whole genome shotgun sequence encodes:
- the NTF3 gene encoding neurotrophin-3, producing MVTPTTILQVNKVMSILFYVIFLAYLRGIQSTNMDQRSLPEDSINSLIIKLIQADILKNKLSKQMVDIKENYQNTVQKADTQQDMDGDENVKSDFQPIISMDTDLLRQQRRYNSPRVLLSDNTPLEPPPLYLMEDYIGNSVVVNRTSRRKRYAEHKSHRGEYSVCDSESLWVTDKSSAIDIRGHQVTVLGEIKTGNSPVKQYFYETRCKEAKPVKNGCRGIDDKHWNSQCKTSQTYVRALTSENNKLVGWRWIRIDTSCVCALSRKIGRT from the coding sequence aTCTTACAGGTGAACAAGGTGATGTCCATCTTGTTTTATGTGATATTTCTCGCTTATCTTCGTGGCATCCAGTCTACCAACATGGATCAGAGGAGTTTGCCAGAAGATTCAATAAATTCTCTTATTATTAAACTCATTCAGGcagacattttgaaaaacaagctTTCTAAGCAGATGGTAGACATTAAGGAAAACTATCAAAACACCGTGCAGAAAGCAGACACTCAGCAAGACATGGATGGAGATGAAAATGTGAAATCAGACTTCCAGCCAATTATCTCAATGGATACAGACCTCTTAAGGCAGCAGAGACGCTACAACTCTCCCCGAGTCCTCTTAAGTGACAACACGCCGCTGGAACCACCGCCGCTGTACCTCATGGAGGATTATATTGGAAATTCGGTGGTGGTGAACAGAACCTCCCGGCGGAAAAGGTACGCGGAGCACAAGAGCCACCGAGGGGAATATTCCGTTTGTGACAGTGAAAGTTTATGGGTCACGGACAAATCGTCTGCGATCGACATTAGAGGACACCAGGTAACTGTGCTGGGAGAAATTAAAACAGGCAACTCTCCAGTTAAGCAATACTTTTATGAAACGAGGTGTAAAGAAGCCAAGCCTGTAAAAAACGGCTGCCGCGGCATTGATGACAAGCACTGGAACTCCCAATGCAAGACATCCCAGACTTATGTTAGAGCactgacttcagaaaacaataaaCTGGTAGGCTGGAGATGGATAAGAATAGACACGTCCTGCGTGTGCGCATTGTCAAGGAAAATAGGAAGAACATAA